One window from the genome of Cucumis melo cultivar AY chromosome 10, USDA_Cmelo_AY_1.0, whole genome shotgun sequence encodes:
- the LOC103489080 gene encoding protein PTST homolog 2, chloroplastic: MLVFTNVFTTPCFIFPTEFRCLSSSMLPSIAFVPNSRWGWNSYHMVATERRCALLSSKGMFFGCSGFVTRCKDLGREGDFSLEAEILEFMKSSRDSEAFPSKKDLIEGGREDLVDAIVKKGGWLCLGWDLNEEEYGGIGQFCLDEQKSIFDTDWDSFKCDERQKYTTPLSSIASSATSSSFTGRSLETDAEHESGIEGMLNRLEKERNATFGAGKNLHPETTAMETVADLRGSTISTPLSAKQGKWSDFESYLTQGSSCVKVNDFGGSVSSEVQRSWNTVKTDLEDEEFEVSEIALSGKVSDVLRNETLGYRGDPTNSNSEKEMNHDQLRHHLQNMELELSSVIGSLKSNAASVSEKGQNKSSDDLLELSDAFEFQENEILTAKDKLRSIRAKIAVIEGKMALTIIDAQKVIEEKQKRINCARRALQLLRTACVVWPNSASEVLLVGSFDGWSTQRKMERSSTGVFSLFLKLYPGKYEIKFIVDGQWKIDPLRPIVNTSGYENNLLIIT; the protein is encoded by the exons ATGCTCGTCTTCACCAACGTATTCACCACTCCTTGTTTCATCTTCCCAACCGAGTTTAGATGTTTGAGCTCTTCCATGTTACCCTCCATTGCTTTTGTTCCTAACTCGAGATGGGGATGGAATTCGTATCATATGGTTGCCACGGAAAGGAGGTGTGCGCTTTTGTCTTCCAAAGGTATGTTCTTTGGTTGTTCTGGGTTTGTGACGAGGTGTAAAGATTTGGGTAGAGAAGGGGATTTCTCGTTGGAGGCGGAGATATTGGAGTTTATGAAAAGTTCAAGAGACTCTGAAGCGTTTCCGAGTAAGAAAGACTTGATTGAGGGTGGCAGGGAGGATTTGGTGGATGCTATTGTCAAGAAAGGTGGTTGGCTTTGTCTTGGATGGGATTTGAACGAAGAAGAATATGGGGGTATTGGACAATTCTGTCTCGATGAACAGAAGTCTATCTTCGACACTGATTGGGATAGTTTTAAGTGCGACGAAAGACAGAAATATACGACGCCTCTTTCTTCTATTGCTTCGTCAGCTACATCATCTTCATTCACCGGTAGATCACT AGAAACTGATGCTGAGCATGAGTCTGGGATTGAGGGTATGCTGAATCgattagaaaaagaaagaaatgcgACCTTTGGAGCTGGAAAAAATTTGCATCCTGAAACAACAGCAATGGAG ACAGTTGCCGATCTACGAGGAAGCACTATCAGCACACCACTGAGCGCCAAACAAGGAAAATGGAGCGATTTCGAGAGCTATCTTACTCAAGGTTCTTCTTGCGTGAAAGTTAACGATTTTGGAGGTTCTGTTAGTTCTGAGGTGCAGAGAAGTTGGAACACAGTCAAGACAGATCTTGAAGATGAAGAGTTTGAAG TTTCTGAAATTGCTTTGAGCGGGAAGGTGTCGGATGTTCTGAGGAATGAAACACTAGGATATAGAGGGGATCCTACCAATTCAAACTCTGAGAAAGAAATGAATCACGATCAACTACGACATCACCTTCAGAACATGGAGTTGGAACTCTCGTCCGTAATTGGCTCATTGAAATCTAATGCTGCATCTGTGTCTGAGAAG GGTCAAAATAAATCTTCTGATGATTTGCTGGAACTTTCGGATGCTTTTGAGTTTCAAGAAAATGAGATTCTGACTGCCAAGGACAAGCTACGGTCTATACGAGCAAAGATAGCCGTGATAGAAGGAAAGATGGCATTGACAATTAT TGATGCACAAAAGGTGATAGAGGAGAAACAGAAGAGGATCAATTGTGCTCGCAGAGCTTTGCAACTACTTCGTACTGCTTGCGTGGTCTGGCCTAATTCTGCATCAGAGGTTCTCTTAGTAGGATCATTTGATGGTTGGTCAACCCAG AGGAAGATGGAAAGATCCAGCACGGGGGTTTTCTCCTTGTTCCTAAAGCTGTATCCTGGAAAATACGAG ATTAAATTCATTGTTGATGGCCAATGGAAGATCGATCCATTACGCCCAATTGTTAACACCAGTGGATATGAAAATAATCTACTGATTATCACTTAA